The sequence gcagactatcggagccagttcTGccatgggtacatcccgggcgggttttatcagctcaaatctccgggcctggggtggagatttccggagtttgccggcccccctcccgacagaaccctctTTTAGATTCCTGGttgcttcatagcgttccaccgggtcaccatctcaagggcattgtcaggagacacctgaccaatACAGTGCTGgatagggtatggcaaagccctccagaacatatcgactaacagacgatccagcatagcagtgggactcagcacgtcaggttgtagccatttttgcaagaggtgaagtaagttataatactggggtcttgcaggctcagccaggttgaacccccactgatgcacccgctgtgcccggaccaacacattcacccccagtcttgctagAATCTCAGCCTTGACTTTCTGTAGTTGGCCGCTTCatagtccggcaagtcgaaatacacccgctgggaatcggatgccaggaacggagcgacaacctcagcccactggtcacagggtagcttttccctgatggccacttcctcgtacatcgccaggtaggtttcgatgtcgtctgcaggGGTCATCTTAAGAATCGCGACACgggctgctttccgggcatcgtggatgctcggggttgttcctgctgtctgcaaaaccatcacgtgttgtagcagcaactggttagtctcctgctcctgcttattagcctcgcgttgctgcgggtttgtctctcgctgcagaAGATTAGccaccatgagggccttcacaacagcctccattttgttgtggggcactggttgtaatacagctagtttaatgtacgacatacaactgtgcctgaaaaatgcagaaaccaaaaatatcggcgtttacgccagcctcactgctcttgcccgcatcctccaccaattgtggggagtcgctctggtagacaggattagcagacgcagtatagtggcaacaacaagttatttggatcaaacagttcagtgttttattcacactttaggcaagtgacaaaacaagcagtcataatcaaaaagTCACCttctggtgttggtggtaattcacaccatgcagcaattctgcctcaaagagtccttgaccatagcagcaccaacctgttttcatgccaaacaggtagcaagccttcatccagacacaaggctcccagatcccaacacagagacctggcttctgagcccagctgcctattaaaggacagccaggtgctgccaaaacccggactggcacttaaaatccggtacagtatttgacctcacctggctgtaaatcagcccagcagcacatgctgggaggaaaatatctgttttcctagaccaaacctctcactgtgtggaGTTAGAGCCTTGCGcggtctctgccatttcactgtgagttgAGCATTGGGAGAGATGTGTCAAGCGCTAGGGATAGTGTTCAAGAAAGTctgtaattgtagaatattggatagggagagtgcagggacagtgtagctagATTGCAGGGGGGATTTTAAGACATTGTAAACATAGAAAGAGCATatagagactgcagggacagtgcagggactgtaatctgaagctgatGAGTTCCATAGGAGACAGCACAatttgcatcaatccctgtgtatggcacagagctatctaactgaacagtgtccaccttgtttaatagataagaaattctattaggccttgattttcGAACTGGGGTGAATAACATGTAtatttctactgttattgggtctccactactttattggcactgCTTCCACGTCCTTCTTTGGTTCTATTGAACAGTCATtgggacacagctcctgcaggggcacacaatgttttttttcccctttactaaaggctgctgtatgcttttcttttggtttagctaggGATTAGCGAGAGGTTTGGTGGCCCTCACAATGATGTGTACGTCCATATACTGCATGAGACTTCCCTGTCATACTGACACACATTacatgtttcactaccacagtgatgtacaccgagaaacactctccctgcaggccagCATATTTTAGATTTAACGCACTTTGTCATGAATTAATTTGGAACCAAGCGATTTTTTGCGAAAAATTCTGCAAAGCATCCgaataaaattttaaaataaaaaatttactctTATCTAATCACAATCATCAATAGTCTATTTTTCTGCAGTGATTTCTGTCTCAGGAAATCTAATTAAAGGGATCTCTTACACATTCCAAATATTGTTACGAAGCAGATGTGGATCTGTTTAATCTtctgaacagatttgactttaGGCTACCCCAAGGACATCGTCTAAGGGCCCTCTTTGTTGTCACCCTTTAactcctgtacagggatctggactccacTGTAGAGGAACCACCAGGAAGCTACCTTTTGATGTAATCTCTATTCAGTAGACTGCTGATTCACAGAAATGAAGAGACACCTGTGAGGCAGGGGGGTTTCCAGGTCAATACATTCAGGGTCTCAAAAGGTTGGGACACAGACTATTCAATTGTTTTGCtcccctcaggatggcaatactgtTGAATTACTGAGGTGAGAAACTGGAGCCAATGCCTCCCTGGCTTTCTGCTTACTCTCATAGGCCTCATGGCCTATGTGAAAGTAGAAGGCACAGACAGTTgcaatgtgatgacatcatcatgaccATCTGCACTGACTCTTAGGCGGCGTGGTCCCGCAAAGGAGCACTAAGGAGTCATTACATCTACAGGGAAACTATGTGGGGGGATTAAAACTATATGGGGGCCACAATGTACTGGAGGCACTACATGGCTGCAcactaatactgggggcactacagtggACATTATACCTACTGGGGACACAACAATGGGGTATTATACTTATTGGTGGAACTACAGGGGGTGTTATACCTATtggtggcactacagggggtaCTATGCTTACTGAGGGTACTACAGGGAGTATTAATTGCTTGGGTCACTATAAGggaattataactactggggtacTACAAGGAGCCATAATAATTATTGGGAGcaatatagggggcattatatctactgtGGGTACCAGAGGGGGAATTATAATTACCTGAAGCATTATAGAGGTTATTTTAACTACTGGGGCttctacagggggacattataattattggtcacattatagggggcataATATCTACTGGGTGTACAAAAGGGGCCATTATAACTACAAGGGAAAATATATGTGGCATGATAACTACTGGTTCCTCTATGAAGGGGCCTTATTGctactgggggcactttgggGAGCATCATTACTAATGGGGGTACTAGGGACATTATTACTTCCGTTGaggcattattattgggcacaatatggaggaccCTACTACTAATAggggcagggccggttctaggtgaaaggggccctggggcggaaaaacaataaggccccccccccccccacatgacacttgctgactttaacgtcccgtattgtaaacaaatgcaagtggcaaagcaacatttctccagtccaactgactccacacataaccagggcgggctagtacactggcacgggtgagatggtgcctgggatggatccgatccagtttaatcaaccaacctaccagactgggatggatcccaaaccagtttaatcaaccaaccagttactggtaggttggttgattaaactggatcggatccatcccaggcaccatctcacccatcccagtgccagtatactagcccgccctggttctgtttggacagttggactggagaaatgtgcatttggggggggggggctggacagTTACTGGTAGTGCCTCCTTAAGTTCAATccaagttctctgctctgggcGGGGGGTGAACGTACGTCAGCCAGACGCTAGACGTGCCTGCCTGTGCCGTGCATTCCGCTGCTCCAGTCTcgaatctcttaaagagacaagcagcGGCAGCGCAGCGCAGCGCAGGCACAGTCAGCGGCCGCTGGCGCCCGGCGGGGGGACCCTCCACTTGACTCCAGCCCAGTTAGTTTTAATTACATTACTGCGGCGCGGCGCCGGCCCGTCTCTCCAGACACAGGCACACAATAGAATTATTCAATTAAAGATAATATAGTAGTTGCGGAAgggccggcgctgggggcccctaaggagtcgggggcccgggggcaattgccccccttgcctctatggtagcgccggccctgaaTAGGGGCACTCTcaaggagcattatcactgtagggggcacaATTACTAATGAaggcactctgggagagaattattactattagagGAACTTTTGGGAGCACTTTGGGGACTATCTATATGGCACTGGTATTTCTACAGTGTAGTATTTGGTGGCATTGAGGAGCACAGAGGATACAGTATtggtggtagcagcaggataacactgttagggcaacaggaggaggaggatgataaaAAGGTGTGGAATATGAGATGTCTGTGTGACAAACTCGGTAGCGAATAGACATGAAAGATGTTGTCATGTGTAGTCTATGAGAATGGacaagataaggaaagagaatgtcttctTCAGAAGAGATATAATTGGATAAGAGGtatatggtgctgtattctcctgtccaaaTCTGCTTTTAGCACTGGAGATGGGAGGTTGGGCTTAGGCCCcacatcttttgagaccctagcgacACCCCTGCTGTGTGGAGCACCAAGGAATCAAGCAAAGACTGTAGTCAAGAACAGGCTGAGGTCTGGGCAGGCAGAGATTGTGCTATCCAAAGTCAGGGCAGGAAGCTCACGGTCAGTACGGATTTCAGTCAGAGGTGAGGTCAGGCAGTGAAGGTTTAAATCCAGAGTAAGACAGAACTTATTACACAGGAGAGTAAACAAGACAAGTAGTGCACCTTTTCAAGAACTTAGagtactagaacctattgctcaggcaccttcctacaggggaaggtgccttaaataccctaaggtggccagtcattggctggagagagTGTGTGTGCCCTACAGACTGTGGGAGGAGAGACAGAGTTGACAGAATGAAGATGGGTGGAGAAGAAGGTTATAGCCAGAGTGGAATGGCAGAGCAGCATTACAGTAATTCACGCTGGGGACAGGCAGGAGGACTCTGTTGGGCCTGCTGCACCACTGGCAAGACAGAACAGAGGACAGGGTGAGAACTCAGGCAGGCTTATGCATAGTAGTGGTCACAGACCATATATACAACAAATATGTCTCAGTTCATTGCATCTAAATTTAGTCCATAATTAAATTTAGTAAATGAGAAATTATGGAATTCTTATAAAATCAACATGTTGAGAAGTACCAAAACTTTTGCATAAGACAGTTTGTATATATCTTCCATGAATGAGGTTATACTTTGTAAATTATATCAATGTATTCAGTCAAAGAAAATCATTTTATTCTGTTTCTTCTGCAGATCCGGAGATAATTTCGGATGGCCACCTTGATTTCCTTATTTCTTAAACCATATATAATAGGATTAAATAATGGAGTGACCATTGAGTACATGAGGGATACCATTTTGTTGGCATTCAAAGATTGCCCTGTACGGGGTACTACATATATTGCAAAAAGCGCTCCATAATAGGTACATACTACAGCCAGGTGAGAACTACATGTAGAAAATGTCTTCTGCCTCCCTGTGACGGAGGTGATCTTCATGATGGTTACAAAGATATAAACATATGTGACCACAATAAATACAAAGGGAATAATGgttaggagaccagagagtgaaaGCACCTCATATTTCACAATGGAAACATCTGAACAGGATAGCTCCAGAAGAGGTCCAAGGTCACAAAAGAAGTGGTCAATGACATTGGGACCACAAAACCACAATGTCTGTATCAATAATACTGGAATCAGGGTTATTATAAAGCCCAGAGACCAGCAAGATACAACTATATATAGACAGAGTTTTGGGCTCATGATGGACGAGTAATGCAATGGGCTGCAAATAGCAAGATAACGGTCGTAGGACATTGCTGTCAGCAGAAGACACTCGGTAGTTGCAGAAAGACCATAGAAAAAGAACTGAGTTATACAACCCTTAAGGGGcactaggccaccattgaatagtATAATATGCACCAAGAAAGGCACAATGTTGGAAATGAGCAACATATCTGAGAAGGAGAGTTGACCAAGATAAAAGAACATTGGAGATCGGAGATGATGACTGGTGGAAACCAACAAAATAATCATGATATTGCCAGTTATTGTAGCCAAGTACATGACTAGGCATATAAAGATGATGAAGAACCTAACATCTTCAAGGTTTTGAAAGCCAATGAGAAATATTTCAGTTATCATTGTCTGGTTCATTGTAGAAGATGAATGCAATGATGGACAATATGCTTACTATTATGTTGTATTTTATGGAGACTTACAAATCAATGTCAAGACGATGATAGAATGAAAATATCCAGCTACTGAAGCTGAATGAGATTACCTCTAATACTGGTTGGATCGACAATGTTGGAGTAAATTCTCTGGGAAGATAAAACATGAAAATGCATTAAAAATTCATAAATATCAGTAGAACAGGTATTAGATAAGTGTTTTGGTTATGGAACCTCTGTATTCAGTTTAATGGTCTGCAGACCCAACCAGGTTCAGATTATTGGGAGGGCTCAATGGGCACATACTTAGGGTTTTCAACCACCCTCAAGGTGCAAACAGCCTCATTGTGTATACTATGTGTATGGGAATATTTTAATGGACACTATGTGACTGGGACTATTATTTTTGGGAGCAGCATGTCAAAGAATTTGCATAGTAAGTTGACGATATGACACTAAAATTATTCATCGGTGGGAGAAGATTTCAAGTCACTATATATGTGGGTTAGGTATTCATTATATACCTCTAGGACCCTCAAAATAGAGTTTATCTGATGGCTATATGGCAATCAAATTAAGCTTAGAATAGGTACTGCACATGTCTGAGGCCCTTTCTTTTTGTAACATGCTTTATTTACCTTCTGTAGCTCCTTCAATGTCTGTTCCTACCAAATGCCGCCTTCTAGGTGCTGTTAGTAGACATGTTGGTCAGTGCGTGCACAGAGAATATTGGTGGAGAATCAGGAAGCTCAGTCAGCAGACCAGTTAGGTTGCTGGTAAACCAGATTGCCTGGTCTTCTATTTTGATTTGCTCTGTACAATCTCTGGTGCCAGTTATTGGGTTCTGCAACCTGGTGTGATTTCACACAGTGTTGTGTTTGACTACTTTGCATTTGACTACTCTCTGATTTGCATTAGTATTGACATTGGACTGTCTGGCTACCCATTTGCCTGTCACTTTTTGAATCTGCTTTACCTCTGAGTCTGGTTACACTTTCTATCAGGGGGTACTATATCTCCTTGCAGAGAGTCCCTTAATCGGTGTGAttttaggccatacatgctcctctggaatgctTGCACGAAGGAATGCAAATGAGCTTTTAACAAGCTCTGcccctgatgccaccagatgtaaggcagctatccagtgttaggccttgagacatgacatggataataaataagccagcactaCCCACCTCCCTATCCAAGTTATCCCAGTAATCTCTTCTCTGCACTGATGCGGGACAATCACCctcaaacagctgtctgcagatgaaatGCTGGCTTATTTAGTATCCAAGTCATGTTTCgaagcctatttaaagggtcgaacattgacttataggatagccaccctatatctggtggcatcagaggcagagcttgccaagagctcatttgcatgccTTCATCAGTTGGTGAGTACTCCACATACACAACCTATGGACTCACCACAAcatagtccagatccctgtatgggGATTAAAGGGTGGTCCATTTGATTCACCTAACAAGAGAGGCCAATAAAACTCTGAATACAGAAGCTCTTGTTTAAAACAGGCAAACTAAATTGTGAAGTGTACATCTCCCCCAGATTTCAGAGATCCATCCCTGTCCTTTATTAGACTGCAGCTGAAACTTGCACTGGAAATGACAGTGTGACCACCAAGCAGCACTGATATGAGCTACTAGCCAGGAGCATAGGAAATACTACAACTAGACACTGCATTGGTTGACAGATGTAGAGTATTGTATCATGGATGCCAGGGTCTCATTTCTTCTCTGCTTGGTGTTTACGATTTCATGACCAGAGCAGAATTCAGCTGTGGCCTATAAGAAAACAGTAAAAAATCTCCAGAATGAACAGAATTCaggtaaggctacgttcacacctcCAGTAAATGTATCCAGTagactgttccagcagagaactgcGGGAGTTCactggatctggcattgccggatACTGCTGTTCACTACTGGACTCTTGAGACTATAATGGAATCTGGCCACTTTCCAGCTTGAGTGTAGGTTTCGAACAGTCAAAAaatgttgcgtttttttttttccagctgaaGCTCAGCAACTGGATCCTATTCTAGTTTATGGGGTATGTTGGTAAATGGCAGTATCTGGAATTTCCTCATCTGGTGAACTCCTGAGATGTGAACGTGGTCAAAGTAAAACTTTTTGAGAAATGTTACAGCGCACACCTTTAACCTACGATATATGCAAATATACAGAATTTTAACTTGAATCAAGTGCCGATACAGCAAAACAGATAAAATACCCAAGACCTTCATTCATACAACATTCTCCTGTATGGCTCCTACATTTGAATTTTAAAACATTAAGCTAATTATTTATACAGTAATTcacaaatgtattattattattattattattattattactagacATTAATCCCAttataataacgggcgctagaacattagtaggaacagtctatattaatttgtactggcactgactggtggatgagactgctggcactgactggtggctgtggctggttgcCGAGACTgtgggctgtggctgagactgctggcactgtgactggtggctgtgagggggcactgactgatggctaagatggctggcactgactggtagctgagactgctggctctgTGACTGGTTGCTGTGGCTAGTGGCACTGACTGGTACTAAGACTGCTGGAACTGTGACTAGTGGCACTGACTAATGGCTGAGACAGTTGTcattgactgatggctgagacggctggcactgactgctgtttgagactgcttacactgtgactggtggctggtggcactgactgatgactgagacggctggcactgattggtggtgctgagactgctcgcagtgactgatggctgagacggctggcactgactgctgtctgagactgcttacactgtgactggtggctggtggcactgactgatgactgagatggctggcactgattagtggtgctgagactgctcgcAGTGacaggtggctgagactgctggcagtggCTGCGGTCTGtgggactgtgcggctgtgtgagGCATGAACAGTAATGGCGGCGCTCTGACGAGAGCTCACCATAACCTGCGAGCAGCGAGTGTGATGATTGGTCGGTGTGCCGTGCGCGCTGGTGTGGGCGGCGCAGTTGCGTGTGGGGCGATGGTGATTGGGCGGCGCGCTGGTGTGAGCAGTGCGGGCGTTGTGTGGAGCGCCGTGTGTTGACTGgacagcgcactgcgcatgcgcggttcaattatcggcacacacgcacggacatgcAGCCCTGAGcacgcacacagggcttttattatacTAGATTAcatctgtgtgtgtatacatcTTCCTCTCACCTGTGCCCTGTGCCCGCTCCCCTGACCTCCCAGCTACTCCACAGTAACCTTCTCTCATTAGCTTTGTGTTTTCTACATCCCCTATAGTTCTGCTGGCGACCAATCACAGCTCTCCTTGCACTATCATACTGAATGCACATAAGCCGCCGTCTACGATTGGTGTATTGCGTGCCCTTCTGTGATTGGCCTTGTGCGGGCAGATGGGTGGAGCTAGATGCAGCAGGGAAGTGTATTTTGCAGGGCCAGTGTGTATCGCTCTCATTATGGCGAACCTACCACTGAACATGGCTGGGAAGTAGGTGCTCCACCGCCTGGTGAGGGCCACAGCTGCTGTACCGATTCATCCTTGGCAAATATTTGGACCCTTATTGTTCCCCCTGTGCTGCGGTTCTACATAGAACCCTATTGTATGCAGCCGTACACATAGAGCCCATTACACGGCGGTGTAATCACATACATGGAGCCCTATAGTCATCACAGCCATGTCCAGAAGACCCCACTGTGCCCATGAACCCGCGCACTGGTGTGGGTTCAGGTCCCCGCCCAGTATGACAAAcggcacacacacacggacacagcgcaCTCATATAGCACTTTTATTATGTaggattattattaatattattattaaaaatattattaGGGTTGAGTGAAGCGAGCTTTGGATCCCAGATCCCAAGTTGCTTCAGTCAAAACtttatttgaatgctgtacggagttccatctccgtacagcattcatatgTACGGGCTCCAGCGAGGTGAAATTCGGTATCTTCGAAGTCTCCTAACTTGAAACCAACTTTAAAACTGGGATCCAAAGTTGGCTTTGGTGTCTACTGATACCTGGGTACCAAAGCCGAGTTCAGATCCCggttttaaaattgttttcaagTTGAATATCGAatgccgaagttattcaacaaagtctcgtGCGAGTTCAGAGATAATGAATTTCATCttgtcggagcccatacattcaaacaaagttttgaacaaagcgactttggATTTATGATCCAAAATGCGCTTCTATCTACccaaagtattataattattataattattattataattattattattattattattattatgtagtagtagtagtagtagtagcagtaatagtagaAGTACTAGTAGTATTGCTATTattagtattagtagtagtagtagtaatagtagtagtatttCAATATTatcattaattattattattattattagcagtAATAGTAATAATAGAAGTACTAGTAGTATTGCTATTattagtattagtagtagtagtagtagtagtatttcaATATTagcattaattattattattattatttgtattattaatTCATTCTTTATTATTTCCTATATATTACAAAATATTTCACACATCAATGTTGTCTGCAAACACTGTATATCTTGTTCAATAGGGGTCAACACAGTCAGTGGAGAAACCTTATGCAAGAATCTTTTTTCAGAGCCCCTTGTGCTTGAATAGCTCAGCAGAGGGTACTTACTTTTTGCAAAAATCCTCTAGTAATTGTGAGCCATGAAATCCATAAGTGCTTTACATATAATTTAATACACAGTACAAAGCTGCTTTGAAACCCCTTGGTGATCTCAGCAGAGGCCCGGGGCAAATGTCTGTGATAAGCCATAAGGCCAATCTCAGATATATAACTCCTTTGACCAAATCATCTGAGCTGTGAAGATACGGGAGCCGCGTGCCTTCCCCAGCTGAGATGGAGGAAGATGTTTTCACTGGTACGTCactggtggcagcactgtattggaatACAGTGAATGGTCTATCACAGAATACAATTAGGAATCTAATGATTGGTGGTTATAGTCACCtggggtgacttaaaaaaaaagaaaaaaaaaagttttaaaaaatatatataaaagttcaaatcaaccCCCTTTCTCCAAAATTGAActaaaaatacacaataaaaaaaaaacagtcatcACTGTGTCTGAAaatacccatactattaaaatgtaaCAATGTTTATCTCATACAGTGAATGACATAACAGGGAAAAAAGGCCAATTTATCATTTTTTGGTCAATTCACCTCTCccaaaatgtttaattaaaagTAATCAAAATGTCAACCA is a genomic window of Bufo bufo chromosome 1, aBufBuf1.1, whole genome shotgun sequence containing:
- the LOC120989273 gene encoding olfactory receptor 5V1-like yields the protein MITEIFLIGFQNLEDVRFFIIFICLVMYLATITGNIMIILLVSTSHHLRSPMFFYLGQLSFSDMLLISNIVPFLVHIILFNGGLVPLKGCITQFFFYGLSATTECLLLTAMSYDRYLAICSPLHYSSIMSPKLCLYIVVSCWSLGFIITLIPVLLIQTLWFCGPNVIDHFFCDLGPLLELSCSDVSIVKYEVLSLSGLLTIIPFVFIVVTYVYIFVTIMKITSVTGRQKTFSTCSSHLAVVCTYYGALFAIYVVPRTGQSLNANKMVSLMYSMVTPLFNPIIYGLRNKEIKVAIRNYLRICRRNRIK